From one Pedobacter faecalis genomic stretch:
- a CDS encoding FecR domain-containing protein, translating into MEDELLIKYLLNEAAEAERIAVEEWLAQSEANRSRFAAFEKIWTASKSLSASARPDADEAWIRFKSRATEGNSESRQVPFLKVRPSFAGTWIRVAAALVAVVGIWLVYSLLGPSGYTDVVAQADVRREKLPDGSVITLNKNSSLSYAADFADNRSVRLKEGDVFFEVAPDRARPFVIDVDKVSVLVVGTSFNVKHRGNETEVIVESGIVRVSRGQSQLELRRGEKVLISAASGELRKSASTDSLYNYYRSKQFVADNIPLGRLLDVLNEAYEAQIEISDEATAREQISITLRPDTPLEDNLRIVCETLGLKMERNGKQYLLSKLLE; encoded by the coding sequence ATGGAAGATGAATTGCTGATCAAATATCTGCTGAATGAGGCCGCTGAAGCTGAACGGATCGCAGTGGAGGAATGGCTTGCGCAATCGGAAGCAAACCGTTCCAGGTTTGCTGCCTTTGAAAAGATATGGACGGCAAGCAAAAGTTTAAGTGCATCAGCCAGGCCCGATGCAGATGAAGCATGGATCAGGTTTAAGTCGCGCGCCACTGAAGGAAATTCTGAATCGCGACAAGTTCCTTTTCTGAAAGTCAGGCCTTCATTTGCAGGCACATGGATACGGGTAGCTGCAGCGCTGGTTGCAGTTGTTGGAATTTGGCTTGTCTACAGTCTGCTTGGCCCTTCGGGCTACACGGATGTGGTGGCGCAGGCGGATGTGCGCCGGGAAAAACTTCCTGATGGTTCGGTAATTACCTTGAACAAGAACAGTTCGCTTAGCTATGCGGCCGATTTTGCCGACAATCGCAGTGTGCGGCTTAAAGAGGGAGATGTGTTTTTCGAGGTAGCGCCAGACCGGGCGAGGCCTTTTGTGATCGATGTGGACAAGGTTTCGGTTTTGGTGGTGGGCACTTCTTTTAATGTGAAGCACCGGGGAAATGAGACAGAGGTGATCGTTGAAAGCGGCATTGTGCGTGTCTCCCGAGGCCAAAGCCAGCTGGAACTGCGCCGGGGTGAGAAGGTGCTGATCAGTGCTGCGTCGGGCGAACTACGCAAATCGGCCAGCACAGATTCCTTATATAATTACTACCGCAGTAAGCAGTTTGTCGCCGATAACATACCGCTTGGGCGACTCCTTGATGTGCTGAACGAGGCCTATGAAGCACAGATTGAGATCAGCGATGAGGCTACGGCCAGGGAACAGATCAGTATTACCTTGCGACCGGACACACCCTTGGAAGACAACCTGCGGATCGTTTGCGAGACCCTGGGCTTAAAGATGGAGCGTAACGGAAAGCAGTACCTGTTGTCTAAACTTCTAGAATGA
- a CDS encoding ABC transporter substrate-binding protein, with protein MKVVSFLPAATKMIYDMGLEEYLCGVTFECPKEASAQPKIVRCVLEGNNYSSAEIDRIFSASKAQGKSLYWVDEELLEQIQPDVIFTQDTCEVCLIDTACTLSSIANLSKQPQLVTLSPDSLNDVFDCALKIGQTLGREEVALRYLAALKSRMDDIIDTLRLHRAPLRRVMLMEWIEPIYNCGHWIPFQIAAAGGVDMLSNPGGDSIVNKWEKIQQYNPEVLVIAPCGFDVQRSFQEMSLLTSKPGWDELEAVKNQAVYLADFDMFTQPSVGTLVQGIESLAEMFHPEIFGGDPSAEKRFVNFYHQELVLR; from the coding sequence ATGAAAGTCGTCTCATTTTTACCCGCTGCTACCAAGATGATCTACGATATGGGTTTGGAGGAATATCTCTGTGGGGTTACCTTCGAGTGCCCCAAAGAGGCGTCTGCCCAGCCAAAGATCGTCCGCTGCGTGCTCGAGGGCAACAATTACTCCAGTGCCGAAATTGATCGTATCTTCTCGGCATCAAAAGCGCAGGGCAAAAGCTTGTATTGGGTCGACGAAGAGTTGCTCGAGCAAATACAGCCCGATGTGATCTTCACCCAGGACACCTGCGAGGTCTGTCTCATCGACACCGCCTGCACCTTGTCTTCCATTGCCAACCTCAGCAAGCAGCCTCAGCTCGTTACCTTAAGTCCGGATAGCCTGAACGATGTGTTCGACTGTGCATTAAAAATCGGCCAGACACTCGGGAGGGAAGAAGTGGCGCTTCGCTATCTGGCCGCGTTAAAAAGCCGGATGGACGATATTATCGACACGTTGAGGCTTCACCGCGCTCCTCTAAGAAGGGTTATGCTCATGGAGTGGATCGAGCCCATTTATAACTGCGGGCACTGGATTCCTTTCCAGATTGCAGCAGCCGGAGGCGTAGATATGCTGTCTAACCCCGGGGGCGATTCGATTGTCAACAAGTGGGAAAAGATACAGCAGTACAATCCTGAAGTTTTGGTTATCGCACCCTGCGGTTTCGATGTGCAGCGCAGTTTTCAGGAAATGTCGCTCCTAACCTCAAAGCCAGGCTGGGATGAACTCGAGGCTGTCAAGAACCAGGCGGTCTACCTGGCCGACTTTGATATGTTCACTCAGCCTAGCGTAGGCACTTTGGTTCAGGGCATCGAATCCCTTGCCGAAATGTTTCACCCGGAGATCTTTGGCGGCGATCCATCCGCTGAAAAGCGGTTTGTTAATTTTTACCACCAGGAACTTGTTCTCCGATAA
- a CDS encoding adenine nucleotide alpha hydrolase — MFSDKPQITKSVFNWSGGKDSTLALHYVLQDPTIQVDCLLTTVNDGLDRVSMHGLRTSLLIRQAESIGIRLHQVRLPEMPGMDVYEREMRLHLNRLRSSGIGQAIYGDIFLEDLKAYREKQLAELNITAKFPLWKQDTRTLLETFINLGYRTIVVCAQERLQDFCGRVIDHDFLNELPADIDPCGENGEFHTFVFDGPIFKEPIRFRTGERVFKSYETATVKNAGYWFLDLLEC, encoded by the coding sequence TTGTTCTCCGATAAGCCGCAAATAACCAAAAGCGTTTTCAACTGGAGCGGGGGCAAAGACAGCACACTTGCGCTTCACTATGTGTTGCAAGACCCAACCATACAGGTCGACTGCCTCCTCACGACGGTTAATGATGGTCTCGACCGTGTATCCATGCATGGGCTGCGGACCTCCTTGCTGATCAGACAGGCAGAAAGCATTGGAATCAGACTTCATCAGGTCCGCCTCCCGGAAATGCCTGGGATGGATGTCTACGAACGGGAAATGCGCCTTCACTTGAATCGTTTGCGGTCAAGCGGCATCGGACAGGCCATTTATGGCGATATATTTCTGGAAGACCTGAAAGCCTATCGGGAGAAGCAACTGGCTGAATTGAACATAACCGCGAAATTCCCTTTATGGAAGCAAGACACCAGGACCTTGCTGGAAACCTTTATCAATCTTGGCTATAGAACCATCGTTGTTTGTGCGCAGGAGCGACTGCAGGATTTTTGCGGGCGGGTGATCGACCATGATTTTCTAAATGAACTACCCGCTGATATTGATCCCTGTGGCGAGAACGGCGAGTTCCATACCTTCGTTTTTGATGGCCCGATTTTTAAAGAGCCCATCAGGTTCCGCACAGGCGAACGAGTGTTCAAGAGCTATGAAACGGCAACGGTAAAGAATGCCGGATACTGGTTCCTAGATCTGCTCGAGTGCTAG
- a CDS encoding head GIN domain-containing protein, protein MKHLLLSAFIGLSLMSCTKDRLTANGERTSETRNLDEFTGVSANGATDVQISYGTEYRVVIKGSSNLIPHFETEVRGGILYLQYDDVNVRHDDLQVSVTLPLIDHVSASGSGEIDITGAFPAVDEFRVSVSGSGEVDLERTIEAENARVSVSGSGNADLEALRAEDADVEVSGSGEVEITVYNRLKARISGSGKIYYNGNPQVDAEVSGSGKVLKHRD, encoded by the coding sequence ATGAAACATTTACTTTTATCAGCATTTATCGGTTTATCACTTATGTCATGCACAAAAGACAGGCTAACGGCCAATGGCGAGCGGACTTCAGAAACCAGGAATTTGGACGAGTTTACCGGCGTAAGCGCAAATGGCGCAACCGACGTACAGATTAGTTACGGCACAGAATACAGGGTGGTTATTAAGGGCTCGAGCAACCTGATCCCGCATTTCGAAACGGAAGTACGCGGCGGAATCTTGTATCTGCAGTACGACGACGTGAACGTGCGTCACGACGACCTGCAGGTTTCCGTAACCCTCCCGCTTATCGACCATGTATCTGCCAGCGGCAGCGGCGAGATTGATATAACAGGAGCTTTCCCGGCAGTCGATGAGTTCAGGGTGTCTGTGAGCGGTTCTGGGGAGGTCGACCTGGAGCGCACCATTGAAGCGGAAAATGCGCGGGTAAGCGTATCCGGTTCGGGTAATGCCGACCTTGAAGCTTTGCGTGCCGAGGATGCCGATGTGGAAGTTTCGGGCAGCGGTGAGGTGGAGATTACGGTGTACAACCGCCTTAAGGCCCGCATCAGCGGAAGCGGAAAGATATATTATAACGGCAATCCGCAGGTTGATGCAGAGGTTAGCGGCTCAGGCAAGGTGCTTAAGCACCGCGACTAA
- a CDS encoding RNA polymerase sigma-70 factor → MQRLAAQARCLSTATKLVAWHQHKKKLVYLGLKYFEPHLIDVNPRASVYDDVAFEQLFKKHYGELHSYAQVILQDSDVAEEIVQQMFLKFWEKRELLNIETAVRAYLYKCVYHDSMNYLKHEKIKLKYQDYAAHSMNKMQEPASAKAELSELQMRLTEALNELPEACRTIFQLSRYEDLKYKEIAERLGLSVKTVENQMGKALRTLRLKLADFITVFVVAFAVYYRDFFN, encoded by the coding sequence ATGCAGAGGTTAGCGGCTCAGGCAAGGTGCTTAAGCACCGCGACTAAACTTGTTGCATGGCATCAGCATAAAAAGAAACTGGTATATTTGGGGCTTAAATATTTTGAGCCCCATTTAATTGACGTGAATCCGCGTGCCAGCGTATATGATGATGTTGCTTTTGAACAGTTGTTTAAAAAGCATTACGGGGAGCTGCATAGTTATGCACAGGTTATCCTCCAGGACAGCGATGTGGCGGAGGAGATTGTGCAGCAGATGTTCCTTAAATTTTGGGAGAAGCGCGAACTGCTGAATATTGAGACGGCAGTGCGGGCTTATTTGTATAAATGCGTTTATCACGACAGCATGAATTATCTGAAGCACGAAAAGATTAAATTGAAATATCAGGACTATGCCGCGCACAGCATGAACAAGATGCAGGAGCCGGCCTCTGCGAAAGCAGAGCTGTCGGAATTGCAGATGCGGCTTACCGAAGCCCTGAATGAACTGCCCGAGGCTTGCCGCACCATATTTCAGTTGAGCCGCTATGAGGATCTGAAATATAAAGAGATTGCCGAGCGACTGGGCCTGTCGGTAAAGACAGTTGAAAACCAGATGGGTAAGGCCCTGAGAACGCTTAGGCTGAAACTGGCTGATTTTATAACGGTATTCGTGGTCGCTTTTGCGGTTTATTACAGGGACTTTTTTAATTAG
- a CDS encoding TonB-dependent receptor plug domain-containing protein, whose translation MKIKNKVWMAAGFGVLQLGIAGAASAQDAIRLDSVVISATKNDQKQSQTGKVVTIIGSEVLERSHGKSLVELLNEQAGIVVGGATGNVGLNKSLFFRGAASVHAVVLIDGILASNPSGTGSSFDLRMFSIDQIDHIEIIKGGQSTIYGSDAIAGVINIITKKGTKAGNSVYGVASYGSYETYKGTIGISANVEQFSYNIAFTQGKTDGISEAANPVGNTDAFDKDGNKTGAVNANFAFQATDKFSVSPFLRYFYGHYDFDAGSFADNPSNNFKLERFNGGLNTKYDFGRGKINLNYSHEKSKINTLNQYGTSNSVGFMDLVDLFYNQKVGQKVDVLVGLDNRATRLNANSKAQTNLFSTYASVFLHDLSIFNLEVGGRYNKHKEYGENYTYNITPSVNVLEGVKLFGTVSTSFKAPTLENLFGAFGANLDLVPEKSKNYEAGFNLSFVEDRYSLRAAGFKRDLTNAIVYGNVGYVNQANQEVKGFEIEPAVRLSVFNINGYYAFVEGTEFNFITNQVSDYLLRRPKHIFGINAGVQATNALYLSSSFKYNGARTDGNFSDYVIEDLPAYKVLNFYGEYALLNKRLKIFADLKNILDEQYQEFYGYNSMGFNMNAGLSFFIK comes from the coding sequence ATGAAAATTAAGAACAAAGTGTGGATGGCAGCCGGATTCGGCGTTCTTCAACTCGGTATCGCTGGTGCCGCATCAGCGCAGGACGCCATCAGGCTGGATAGCGTGGTCATCTCTGCGACCAAAAACGACCAGAAGCAGTCGCAAACCGGAAAAGTGGTCACGATAATCGGAAGCGAGGTACTGGAGCGCAGCCATGGCAAGAGCCTGGTCGAACTGCTCAATGAACAGGCAGGCATTGTGGTAGGCGGGGCAACAGGAAACGTCGGGTTAAATAAAAGTCTTTTCTTTAGGGGAGCAGCGAGTGTTCACGCCGTTGTTCTGATCGACGGAATCCTGGCAAGCAATCCTTCTGGGACCGGTTCATCATTTGATCTCAGAATGTTTTCTATCGACCAGATCGATCACATTGAAATCATCAAGGGCGGACAATCTACCATCTATGGATCGGATGCGATAGCCGGTGTAATCAACATCATCACCAAAAAAGGTACTAAAGCTGGCAACAGTGTGTATGGTGTAGCCAGCTACGGCAGCTATGAAACTTATAAGGGAACCATTGGCATCAGTGCCAACGTAGAACAGTTTTCTTACAACATCGCATTCACACAGGGCAAGACAGATGGCATTTCCGAAGCCGCTAACCCGGTCGGCAATACCGATGCGTTCGATAAGGATGGCAATAAGACGGGCGCCGTTAACGCAAACTTTGCGTTTCAGGCGACAGATAAGTTCAGTGTAAGTCCCTTTTTGCGCTACTTTTATGGGCATTACGATTTTGACGCCGGTTCATTTGCCGACAATCCGTCGAACAATTTCAAACTTGAGCGGTTCAACGGGGGGTTGAACACCAAGTACGATTTCGGCCGGGGTAAAATAAATCTCAATTACAGTCACGAGAAATCCAAGATCAACACACTGAATCAGTACGGAACAAGCAATTCAGTAGGGTTTATGGATCTGGTCGATCTGTTCTACAATCAAAAGGTTGGTCAGAAGGTTGATGTTCTTGTGGGTCTGGACAACCGGGCTACAAGGTTAAACGCAAATTCCAAGGCTCAAACAAATCTCTTCAGTACCTATGCCTCTGTGTTTTTGCACGATCTGAGCATCTTTAATCTCGAAGTAGGCGGAAGATATAATAAGCACAAAGAATACGGCGAGAACTATACCTACAACATCACACCCTCAGTAAACGTATTGGAAGGTGTCAAACTCTTTGGTACCGTTTCCACATCGTTTAAGGCGCCAACGCTTGAAAACCTTTTCGGTGCTTTTGGAGCCAATCTGGATCTGGTACCGGAAAAGTCGAAAAACTATGAGGCGGGTTTTAACCTCAGCTTTGTTGAGGATCGCTACAGTTTGCGCGCAGCAGGTTTTAAGCGCGACTTAACCAATGCCATCGTATATGGAAATGTTGGCTATGTGAACCAGGCCAACCAGGAAGTAAAAGGATTTGAGATTGAGCCGGCGGTCAGATTGTCTGTGTTTAATATCAACGGATATTATGCCTTTGTTGAAGGTACAGAGTTCAACTTCATCACCAACCAGGTTTCCGATTATCTGTTGCGCAGGCCAAAACACATTTTTGGAATTAATGCTGGCGTTCAGGCCACTAACGCACTGTATCTGAGTAGCTCATTCAAATACAACGGTGCCCGTACCGACGGAAATTTTAGCGATTATGTGATCGAAGATCTGCCGGCGTATAAAGTTTTAAATTTCTACGGTGAATATGCGTTATTGAACAAACGCCTGAAAATATTTGCCGACCTGAAGAATATCCTCGATGAGCAATACCAGGAGTTTTACGGGTATAACAGCATGGGCTTTAATATGAATGCCGGTTTAAGTTTTTTTATTAAGTAA
- a CDS encoding DUF6580 family putative transport protein, with product MSLEKFNIRNSILILIVIAAAATRFLHLDSFTSWFNFTPIGAIAMFGGVYYADKLKAYFIPFITLLASDLILNYTVYYHIDGKFDAAVWTYISFMLMVTVGRYMKQVSVLSVVAGSFACVFIHWIVSDISVVMMEGSMYPRTFNGYLLALWNAIPWERNLLVSTLAYSAVMFGGFEYAKAKFPSLRYAPGAGLQHA from the coding sequence ATGTCATTAGAAAAATTCAACATCAGAAATTCTATCTTGATCCTGATCGTTATTGCTGCGGCAGCTACACGGTTTCTCCATCTGGATAGTTTTACAAGTTGGTTTAATTTTACGCCGATTGGCGCTATAGCGATGTTTGGCGGCGTTTATTACGCAGATAAACTTAAGGCATACTTTATTCCCTTTATAACCCTGCTGGCCAGCGATCTTATCTTGAATTATACCGTCTACTATCATATCGACGGCAAATTCGACGCTGCAGTGTGGACATACATCAGCTTTATGCTGATGGTAACAGTCGGCCGCTACATGAAACAGGTGAGCGTTCTGTCGGTTGTTGCCGGGTCCTTTGCATGTGTTTTTATTCACTGGATTGTTTCGGATATCAGCGTGGTCATGATGGAGGGTTCTATGTACCCAAGGACTTTCAACGGTTATCTGCTGGCCCTGTGGAATGCGATTCCCTGGGAACGCAACCTGCTGGTAAGCACACTTGCCTACAGTGCGGTGATGTTCGGCGGATTTGAGTATGCTAAAGCAAAGTTTCCTTCACTGAGGTATGCTCCGGGTGCCGGATTGCAGCATGCTTAA